Below is a genomic region from Methylobacterium sp. FF17.
GTGGCTCCGCGAACTCCGTTTGCTGTCGCATCGGCGCTCACCGAACACGAGCAGGCTAACCCTGCGATGTCCCGCCGCAGACGGATCGCGCGGGACAGGTTGTCACGCCTATTCTCTGAGAATGAGCGTGCATCGGGCAATGAATTCCGTGTGAGGGTGACAGAATTCAACCGGAAGTCTGTCTATCGATACGCATAGATTCATGAAACAGGAATCTTTGTATACACGCGCTAACCACCCTGCATACCTAAGCGTGACTGTAGCGTTATTGCCGGTTTGTCACGATTTAAACACCTGTTAATGTCCCCTGATTCATCTCATGGACGTGTTGCGCTGCTCGAACGCGGTCGGAGGTTTGTGTGGATCGGGGCGGAGCGGTTATGTCGAAGGCTTCGCAGTTCGGTCTGCAGGATGCGATCGATCGATCCGACGTGATCGGGCATTGGACGTGGGAGATCGCCGAAGACCGGCTGTATACGGATGCGATGGTCGCCCTGCTGTTCGGCGTCGATCCCGCCCGGGCCGAAGCCGGCCTCCCGCTCGATGCGTTCCTCGAAGGCGTCCACCGTGAGGATCGCGAGAAGACTGCGGAGATCATCGCGCGCAGCGTCGAGGCCGGCCATTCCTACGTGCAGGAATACCGGGTTCATTCCGCGGATGGGGCGACGCGTTGGGTCCTGGCGCGGGGCCTCATCAAACTGGACGCGGCCGGGCGCCCCTGGCGCGGCACGGGCTTCCTGATCGACATCACCCGGAACCGCGCGGACGGCGATGCCGCGGACGCGGCTTGGCTGGCACCGGCGGCCCATCCCCTCGAACAGGCGGCCGAGCATTGCCTCGCGGCGCGCCGGGCCATCGGCGAGCTTGCCGAGCCGCTTCTGCGCAACATGACCGACATGCTCCTGCTGGAGATCGGCCGGCGCCTCTCGCGACAGGATTCCGACCGGCGCCGCGCGCGCTTGAGCTGACGCGAAGGCCGGTTCCATCCGGACCGGGCCCATGCCTCCACGCACCGCCTATTCTGGACTAGGCCGAAATAACGCGACTTGACCTTCGATCTTCGACAAGATCAAGATACTGATAAGATCAGTACAACGTCGATTCGAGGGATCAGCCGAATGACTGTGGCAGTCACGGAGCGGAGACAGGAAGCAGCAGCAACGGAGCACGACGCGCCAGCACCGCTCAGCGGCACCGCGCGACAGGGCCTCTTCAATCGGCAGCGTTTCCGGGACGTGCGATTCCGGACCCACATCAAACCCCTGATCGACGAATGCCTGGCACGGCGCGGCCGCTGCAGCATCCTCGACATGGGAGGGGACCCGGATTACTGGAGCCGGGAAAGCCTGAGTTCTCAGGTCGAAGTCCACATCCTGAACATCGAGGCAAAGATCCAGCCCGCCGATCCCCGCTTCAGGATCATCCAGGGGGACGCGCGGGATGTCGGCTTGCCGAGCGACAGCTTCGATATCGTTCACTCCAACTCCCTGATCGAACACGTCGGGCGCTGGGCGGACATGCAGAGCACCGCGCGCGAGATCCGCCGATTGGCGCCGTGCTACTACGTCCAGACCCCGAACTACTGGTTCCCGGTCGATCCGCACAGCAACATGCCCTTCGTGCACTGGCTGCCCCACCCCATCCAGCGCCATCTCTTCGCCACGAAGGATCGCGGCTTCTACAAGCGGGCCGAGACCCTGGACCAGGCCATGCGCACGGTGGAGGGGACGAGCATGCTGGACCACGCCCAGATGAGCCACCTGTTTCCGGATGCCGAGATCCGGATGGAACGGGTGATGTCGCTCGGCAAATCATTCATGGCCATCCGCCGGGCCCGGGCGGACTGAGTCGTCCCCCAGGACGCCATTCCTCCGATCCCCACCCAGGGTGGGATTCGTCGAGGTCCGCCCGACGGCCGCCGTCGCGCGGGCACACCCATCCGGTCAAGAACGCGGGAGCGGAAAGACATGCGACCCGGCCTGCGATTCCTCGCGGTGTCCCTCGTCCTGCTCGCCGGCCTGCGCATGCAGCCGGCGGCCGCGGAACGCGTGCGCGTGACGCCCACGTTCTTCGGCATGCATGTGGAGCAGCAATTCTACGTCGGCTGGCCCGCGGCGAAGTTCTCGACGCAGCGTGCCTGGGGCGTCTACCCCGCGATCACCTGGGACGCCGTCAATCCGGCACCCGGAACCTTCGCCTGGGCACCCCTCGACCGGTTCGTCACGGATTCCCTGAGCCGGGGCGTCGAGCTGGTCTACGTGTTCGGACCGGTCCCGCTCTGGGCCTCGTCGCGGCCGACAGCGGCATGCGGGGAAGCCCCGCGCGGCAGCTGCCACGCCCCGGACCTTAGCGCCTGGACGGAGTTCGTCACCCAGGTCACCAAACGCTACAAGGGCCGGATCAAGTACTGGGAGCTCTGGAACGAGCCGGACGCGAAGAACTTCTGGGGCGGCACGCATCCCGAACTGGTGGAGATGGCAAGGCGCGCCTACCCCATCATCAAGGCCGCCGGCGGGATCGTGCTGTCCCCCTCGCCCCAGGGCAAGATGGGGCCGGCCTGGATGGAGGGCTACCTCGCCGCCGGCGGCGCCCCCTTCGCGGATATCAACGCCTTCCACGCCTACCTGTACGATGCGCCCGAGGCCCTCCTTCCCCTGGTCGCAGCCTACCGCAGCCTCTTCGCGCGCTACGAGATCGGACAGAGACCGCTCTGGGACACGGAGCACAGCTGGGGCGAGCCCGACTCCCCCTTCGGCGGCGATGTCGACCAGCAATCCGCCTGGCTCGCCCGCTTCCAGATCCTCAGCGTCGCGACGGGCATCGACCGCAGCATCTGGTACGGCTGGCATCACGACGGGTGGGGCACCCTCTTCCGGAAGAAGACCCGTACGCTCCTGAAGACCGGCGTCGCCTACAACCAGCTCTACGACTGGCTCGTGAACACGAGCCTCGGCCCCTGCCGGCAGACGGGTTCGCTCTACGAATGTCCGATCGTCCGGGAGGACGGAAGCGAGGCACGGGCTGTCTGGAGCACGGGCGCGGAAACCTCGATCCCCGCACCGGCCGGATATGGCCGCTATCGGACGATCGAGGGCCAGACCGTCGTCGTTCCCAAGGACGGGTCCGTGCCGGTCGGCATGAAGCCGGTCCTGCTCGAAGCCACGCCGGTGAACTGAGCCAGAAGCCCGTCCGGCGCGCGGATCGGCATGGTGACGAACGGGGCGACGAACGGGGCCGTGGGCACTTTTCGCCCCGGCATGCGATCAGGGGGCTTGCGCACCCAAGGGCCAAAAGCTAAGACCCGCCTGCCTTTAGGGGCGTCGGAGCGTAGCGCAGCCCGGTTAGCGCACTAGTCTGGGGGACTAGGGGTCGGAGGTTCGAATCCTCTCGCTCCGACCATTCGAGACCTTCCCCATCAGGGTCTCTGCATCTTTTCCAGGCCGATGCCGCCGGACCCCAGAGTGGGACGTTCCCGCGCACAGCCGGACCGAGGGCGGCCTGAGCCACCCTGATTGTTCCCGACGTGATGACGGCCTGCCTTCGTGGGCCATTCCGGCGCCTGCCGCCGACCAGATCGGCAACCCACGCCGGCCGCCGAGCCCCTGTCCGACAAACCCGCGCTCGGCCCGGCCGTCTCGTTTCAGCGCCATCGGTTTGTGGCGGAAGGGATACGCCCGTCGGGAATGCGCCAGACACTGATCCGTGATGCAGGCCCAACACGAAGGGCGGGGTATTTTCATCCCGGCCGATCGTCGAGGTGGCGTGGACCGGGAGCAGGACATGATGGGATCACAGGGCGCCGCACGCTCCCGCGCCTTGGCGCTCGTCGCCCTCGCGTGCCTGGCACCCAGACGGGCCGAGGCGGCCTCGGCGGCCCAGCCGGGGCAGACGGTGGGCCAGGCGCCGGGTGCGCCCCTGGCACCCGGCCTCTACTTCGTCGACACGTCGAGCTTCGGCTCGCGCGACATCCGCCCACGCTCCACCGACTCGAACATCAACCTGCCGTCCTTCATCTGGGCGACGCCGGCCGAAGTCGTGGGTGGGCGGCTGCAACTGATCGTCCTTCAGCCGATCGCCGCGTCCAGCACCGCCGGCGCGGCCTACCAGAGCGGGTTCGGCCAGACCCTGCTGGCGGCACAGGTGGCCTGGAAGCTCGGGCATGGCCTGAACTTCAGCTATCTGCTCGGCGCCTATCTTCCCAGCCAGACGCGGATCGTGATCCAGAACCCCGTCCTCCACCAGCGCTTCGCGATCACCTACAATGCGGACGGCTGGAACCTGACCGCGAACTTCCTGCACGGGACCTACTTCGACACCACGTCGCCGACCGGCGCCTACTACCCGGACTTCCTCAACCTCGACCTCACGGCGACGAAGCATTTCGGCAAGTGGGAGGTCGGCCCCGTCGCCTTCGGGTCCACCGACCTGCCGACGAGGAACCCGGCCTATGCCCGCCAGGGCCAGTTCGCCGTGGGCGGCCTCGTCGGCTACAATTTCGGGCCGGTGACGCTGCAGGCCTACCTCACGCGCGACGTCGTCCAGCAGAATTACGGTGGTCGGGAGACGCGCGGATGGCTGCGCGTCACCGTGCCGATCCACCCGGAGGATTCCGAGACCACCTCAGCCAGCCGGCCCGGACCCATCCGCAAGTTCTGAAGCCGGTTCTTCTCTGAACCCGGCCGATGCGGAGCGACGCGCGCTCAGCCCTCTCGGCCCCGGAACCGGAGGACGAGGCCACGCTCGCCCCAGAGTTCCGCCGGATGCGGGCTGGGGGTTTTCCGCACGATTTCGATGGCCGCGGCATCGCTGCGCGCCGAGAATTCGCGGACGCTCACGATGCGGCCGTCTTCCTGCCGCGTGATCGCGCGATAGAAGCGCGGCCGCGCGAATGCGGTCTCGGGGGCAAAAGGTATCTCGTCCGGCAATCCGCTTCCTCCGTTGTGATCGCGCGCGGTCGGGGCGCGGTACGGACAGCGGCCGGGGAAAGTTTCAGGCGTCGCGAAAAAACCCGCCGCGGCGCGAGCCGGGCGGGTCCAGGTGGTTCCACGCGGGGGCGTGGGCGGAGAGGGTTAACATCGGGGACGCGCGGTGCCACGGACTCTTCCGAGGTATCCCGATCGGGTAGGCGACGGCCCATGGCGGCGGAACGCCCCGCTTCCGTCAGCTATCCGCCGGCGATCCGCGCGTGGTAGCCTCGCACCATGCCACGCTGGTTCTTCCTGCTCGTTTGCGCCTTCCTGGGTCTGGCCGTCGCCGGGAGCGCCCTGATCATTCTCAGGTCACCCGTCCCGGTCGAGCAGCGGGCGAACTGACGCGGACCGTCGCACCCGGCCGGAGTGACACACGGTCCGCTTCGTCCTCGATCAAGCTTTGCTGAACCAAACGCGCCCGCTAGTCGTTTCCCGCGGCAATCGTGGAGGAGACGTGACATGAAGGTGCTCGGTGGAGTGGTGGCGTTGGGCCTGATTCTGATGGGACCGGCCCTGGCCCAGCCCTATGGCTATCGCGAGGACGGCTACCGCAACCGGTACGAGGGACGCGACGAGGGCTACCGCGACCGTGGTTCCCGCTACGACGACCGCGACGACCGGCGCCGGTTCGGCGAGGACGAGGGCCGCGGACGCCGGGGTCGCGGCGGGGATGTCGGCTTCGACGAGGGCGATTACCTGCGCTGCAACCCCGACGTGCGCCGCGCGGTGGAGCGGGGCCAGATGCCCTCGGGCGCGGTTCACTTCCAGAAGTTCGGGCGTCGCGAAGGCCGGCGCCTGAGCTGCTGACAGCCGAGCAGAAACAATCGCGCGAAAGACCGTGCCAACGGCGCGGCGCGGAACGCATGCGGGGCTCCGGACCGGGGATGCCCCCGCAGCGTTCCGGCGCACGCGCCGCGTGACAGATGTGCGCCGGAGACAGTGCTCCGGCGGAACTCCGACCTGGGGTGACGGTTCCGCTCGGGACAACCGGAGCGAAGCCCCATGAAGATCGCCACCGTCGCGGACCTCGTCGTTGATACCCTCGACCAAGCCGGCGTCCGGCGCATCTACGGCATCGTCGGCGACAGCCTGAACGCGCTCACGGAATCGCTCCGGGTGCGGGGCACCATCGACTGGGTCCACGTACGGCACGAGGAGGTCGCGGCCTTCGCCGCCGGGGCCGACAGCCAGCTCACCGGGAAGCTCGCGGTCTGCGCGGGCTCCTGCGGGCCGGGCCACGTCCACCTCATCAACGGGCTCTACGATTGTCACCGCACCCGCACGCCGGTGCTGGCCATCGCGGCGCATATCCCCACCGCCGAGATCGGCTCCGGCTATTTCCAGGAGACCCATCCGGGCGAGCTTTTTCGCGAGTGCAGCCATTACTGCGAGATGGTCGGCGACGCCTCGCAGCTGCCGCAGGTTCTCGAGAACGCCATGCGGGCGGCGATCGGGCTCAGCGGCGTCGCGGTGGTGATCATCCCCGGGGACATCGCCCTGATGGATGCGCCCCCGCGCAAGGTCGCGCCCAATGCCGGCCTGCTGCCGCCGCGCCCCGTGGTACGCCCCGCCGAAGCCGACCTCGACGCCCTCGCCGAACTGCTCAACGGTTCCGAGCGGATCACTCTGCTCTGCGGCCGCGGCTGCGCCGGGGCCCATGCCGAGCTGCTGCGCCTCGCCGAGGCCCTGAAGAGCCCCATCGTCCACGCGCTCGGCGGCAAGGACGTGGTGGAATACGACAATCCCTACGATGTCGGAATGACCGGCCTGATCGGCTTCTCCTCGGGCTACGCCGCAATGATGTCCTGCGACACGCTGCTGATGCTCGGCACCGATTTTCCCTACCGGCAATTCTACCCACAGGACGCGAAGATCGCCCAGGTGGACGTCAGACCCGAGCAGTTGGGGCGCCGCTGCAAGCTCGACCTCGGCCTCGTCGGCCACGTGGACGACACCATCCGGGCGCTGCTGCCGAAGCTCGCCATCAAGTCCGAGCGCCGCCACCTCGACGCCGCCCTCAAGCACTACGCCAAGGCGCGCGAAGACCTCGACGACCTCGCCACCGGCACCCCCGCCAAGGGCTGGTTCGGCCTGAAGCCGGCCCAGCAGCCGATCCACCCGCAATACCTCACGAGGCTCGTCAGCGAGGCGGCCGCCGACGACGCGATCTTCACGGCGGATGTCGGCACGCCGACGATCTGGGCGGCCCGCTACCTCAAGATGAACGGCCGGCGCCGGCTCATCGGCTCCTGGGTCCACGGCTCCATGGCCAACGCCATGGCCCAGGGCATCGGCGCGCAATCCGCGTTCCCCGACCGGCAGGTGGTGTCGCTGTCGGGGGACGGGGGCTTCGCGATGCTGATGGGCGACCTCCTCACCCTGCGCCAGCAGAAGCTGCCCCTGAAGGTTGTGGTCTTCAACAACGGCACGCTCGGCTTCGTGGAGTTGGAGATGAAGGCTGCCGGCTACATCGAGACCGGGGTGGCCCTCGACAACCCGGATTTCGCTGCCATGGCGCGGGGCGCGGGCATCCACGCGGTCCGGGTAGAGGACCCGGCCGAGCTGGAGGCGGCCGTGCGCGAGGTGCTCGCCCATCCGGGTCCGGCGCTCCTCGACTGCGTGGTGGCGCGCCAGGAACTCTCGATGCCGCCCAAGATCGACGGCAAGCAGGTGAAGGGCTTCAGCCTCTACGTCATGCGCGCGGTGATGAGCGGGCGGGGCGACTCGGTCCTCGACCTCGCGAAGACGAACCTCCTCCGCTAGGTCGGGTGCCGGAGCAGGGCAGCGCGCGAGCCTCCGCC
It encodes:
- a CDS encoding PAS domain-containing protein, encoding MSKASQFGLQDAIDRSDVIGHWTWEIAEDRLYTDAMVALLFGVDPARAEAGLPLDAFLEGVHREDREKTAEIIARSVEAGHSYVQEYRVHSADGATRWVLARGLIKLDAAGRPWRGTGFLIDITRNRADGDAADAAWLAPAAHPLEQAAEHCLAARRAIGELAEPLLRNMTDMLLLEIGRRLSRQDSDRRRARLS
- a CDS encoding class I SAM-dependent methyltransferase, translated to MTFDLRQDQDTDKISTTSIRGISRMTVAVTERRQEAAATEHDAPAPLSGTARQGLFNRQRFRDVRFRTHIKPLIDECLARRGRCSILDMGGDPDYWSRESLSSQVEVHILNIEAKIQPADPRFRIIQGDARDVGLPSDSFDIVHSNSLIEHVGRWADMQSTAREIRRLAPCYYVQTPNYWFPVDPHSNMPFVHWLPHPIQRHLFATKDRGFYKRAETLDQAMRTVEGTSMLDHAQMSHLFPDAEIRMERVMSLGKSFMAIRRARAD
- a CDS encoding glycosyl hydrolase, with protein sequence MRPGLRFLAVSLVLLAGLRMQPAAAERVRVTPTFFGMHVEQQFYVGWPAAKFSTQRAWGVYPAITWDAVNPAPGTFAWAPLDRFVTDSLSRGVELVYVFGPVPLWASSRPTAACGEAPRGSCHAPDLSAWTEFVTQVTKRYKGRIKYWELWNEPDAKNFWGGTHPELVEMARRAYPIIKAAGGIVLSPSPQGKMGPAWMEGYLAAGGAPFADINAFHAYLYDAPEALLPLVAAYRSLFARYEIGQRPLWDTEHSWGEPDSPFGGDVDQQSAWLARFQILSVATGIDRSIWYGWHHDGWGTLFRKKTRTLLKTGVAYNQLYDWLVNTSLGPCRQTGSLYECPIVREDGSEARAVWSTGAETSIPAPAGYGRYRTIEGQTVVVPKDGSVPVGMKPVLLEATPVN
- a CDS encoding transporter, producing MMGSQGAARSRALALVALACLAPRRAEAASAAQPGQTVGQAPGAPLAPGLYFVDTSSFGSRDIRPRSTDSNINLPSFIWATPAEVVGGRLQLIVLQPIAASSTAGAAYQSGFGQTLLAAQVAWKLGHGLNFSYLLGAYLPSQTRIVIQNPVLHQRFAITYNADGWNLTANFLHGTYFDTTSPTGAYYPDFLNLDLTATKHFGKWEVGPVAFGSTDLPTRNPAYARQGQFAVGGLVGYNFGPVTLQAYLTRDVVQQNYGGRETRGWLRVTVPIHPEDSETTSASRPGPIRKF
- the poxB gene encoding ubiquinone-dependent pyruvate dehydrogenase, with product MKIATVADLVVDTLDQAGVRRIYGIVGDSLNALTESLRVRGTIDWVHVRHEEVAAFAAGADSQLTGKLAVCAGSCGPGHVHLINGLYDCHRTRTPVLAIAAHIPTAEIGSGYFQETHPGELFRECSHYCEMVGDASQLPQVLENAMRAAIGLSGVAVVIIPGDIALMDAPPRKVAPNAGLLPPRPVVRPAEADLDALAELLNGSERITLLCGRGCAGAHAELLRLAEALKSPIVHALGGKDVVEYDNPYDVGMTGLIGFSSGYAAMMSCDTLLMLGTDFPYRQFYPQDAKIAQVDVRPEQLGRRCKLDLGLVGHVDDTIRALLPKLAIKSERRHLDAALKHYAKAREDLDDLATGTPAKGWFGLKPAQQPIHPQYLTRLVSEAAADDAIFTADVGTPTIWAARYLKMNGRRRLIGSWVHGSMANAMAQGIGAQSAFPDRQVVSLSGDGGFAMLMGDLLTLRQQKLPLKVVVFNNGTLGFVELEMKAAGYIETGVALDNPDFAAMARGAGIHAVRVEDPAELEAAVREVLAHPGPALLDCVVARQELSMPPKIDGKQVKGFSLYVMRAVMSGRGDSVLDLAKTNLLR